Genomic segment of Candidatus Eisenbacteria bacterium:
GGACGTGCCCGGCAAGCGCCTCGGCCAGGTGCTCGTCGAAAGCGGCGCGCTCACGCCCGAACAGCTCGACTGGGCCGTGCTCGAGGTTCAGCGGCGCATCCTGCGCGACCTGCTCCTCTGGCAGGACGGCGCCTTCGCCTTTCACCGCGGCGAGTGCGCGGTGGACGAGGACATCACGCTCGACCTCGACCTGGACCGCCTGCTGACCGAAGCCCTGCGGTCGCGCGAAGCCGCCGAGCTCGCGACCCGGACCGACCGCGCCGCCTGACCGTGCCGGGCGCGCGGGGCGCCGATGGCGCACGCGCGGAGGGTGTGGGATTCGC
This window contains:
- a CDS encoding DUF4388 domain-containing protein; the encoded protein is MLTLSGTLDPFLPIQILRLLQSARATGRLEFTRGDECAEVFVLDGLSAFTRTSALHQRLGDVLAEAGLVHPEATEFAAAWQQDVPGKRLGQVLVESGALTPEQLDWAVLEVQRRILRDLLLWQDGAFAFHRGECAVDEDITLDLDLDRLLTEALRSREAAELATRTDRAA